In Thalassotalea fonticola, a single genomic region encodes these proteins:
- the tatB gene encoding Sec-independent protein translocase protein TatB, which produces MFDIGFWELTVIAVMGLIVLGPERLPTAIRTIRGWMRNIKQFSSSVQTELKEELRIHELHENLKKAEQQGLKDLAPELQESVDSLKEAAAQVTRPYAKKTEPDLSTSAPLPESDVKNDK; this is translated from the coding sequence ATGTTTGATATTGGCTTTTGGGAACTGACTGTCATTGCCGTTATGGGGTTGATTGTGCTCGGTCCTGAACGTTTACCAACCGCAATCCGTACTATCAGAGGCTGGATGCGAAACATTAAACAGTTCAGTAGCAGTGTACAAACTGAGCTGAAGGAAGAGTTGCGCATTCATGAATTACATGAAAACTTAAAAAAAGCGGAACAACAAGGGTTGAAAGATTTAGCTCCTGAGCTGCAAGAATCTGTAGATAGCCTCAAAGAGGCGGCAGCACAAGTAACTCGACCTTATGCTAAAAAGACAGAGCCAGATTTAAGTACATCTGCTCCTTTACCAGAAAGCGATGTTAAAAATGACAAGTGA
- the tatA gene encoding Sec-independent protein translocase subunit TatA: protein MGGISIWQLLIIFAIIILLFGTKKLRNIGGDLGSAVKGFKKAVSEEKEDANKDDKAPEKLNETAQKNEESSVTKAETKEKDQA from the coding sequence ATGGGCGGCATTAGCATTTGGCAATTATTGATCATTTTTGCGATTATCATTTTATTATTTGGCACTAAAAAATTGCGCAATATTGGCGGTGATCTGGGCTCTGCGGTTAAAGGATTTAAAAAAGCAGTTAGTGAAGAAAAAGAAGACGCTAATAAAGACGATAAAGCGCCAGAAAAGCTAAACGAAACAGCACAAAAGAATGAAGAATCTTCTGTAACTAAAGCCGAAACTAAAGAAAAAGATCAGGCGTAA